One part of the Rutidosis leptorrhynchoides isolate AG116_Rl617_1_P2 chromosome 1, CSIRO_AGI_Rlap_v1, whole genome shotgun sequence genome encodes these proteins:
- the LOC139867884 gene encoding lipoxygenase 2, chloroplastic-like yields the protein MLKPQINQSYSLQKLLPLHKRFISGDAANHSSSSAYSPAILRKLPSSKIFSATRTMSAGNIKAMSIPCPTVECVITIQPTVPIKGVSFSLEFVSNDLDSNGKRKTVQTKVGIFDTTEATSSLLCNFDVPPKFGEIGAVLVENLSEKLFFKNIVLSNDVTFACNSWVHSKDDNPHKRIFFTNKSTYLPSETPNALLELRAKDLESLRGNGQGERKSSDRIYGYDVYNDLGAPDDISKDLARPVLGGEQHPYPRRCRTGRNMSSADEMMETRNSLQFYVPADENFSEINQAKFRTLYYMLNGVLPALESMLPKEEKDKGFSLFTDINLLYYKGLDIDVPIKINPNDLPRLVKRAADTENTVIKFETPVTMDMDTFSWFRDDEFCRQMLAGLNPCSIQLVTVKEEPEIEEKSTASGVDKNLESAPPCNHKVIWPLMSKLDPKVYGPAESAITKEIVEEEIKSFMTLEEALAQKKLFMLDYHDLLLPYVNKTNELKGRALYGSRTLMFLTPNGTLRPIAIELTRPPIDGKRQWKKVYTPSSDATGAWLWKLAKAHVLAHDSGYHQLVSHWLRTHCVTEPYIIAANRHLSQMHPIKRLLNPHFRYTMEINALARLALINAGGIIENTFSPGKYCMQLCSDAYDKFWRFDHEALPADLISRGMAVEDPTATHGLKLTIEDYPFANDGLLVFDAIKQWVTSYVNHYYPQGDPVETVESDKELQAWWDEIYTDGHGDKKDEPWWPKLKTQDDLIGIVSTIMWVTSGHHSAVNFGQYDFAGYFPNRPTISRTKMPDDNPTDEEWESFIKRPEDVLLKCFPSQIQATQVMAVLDVLSSHSLDEEYIGGNIEAAWEAEPAIKNAFEEFRSRLNELEGIIDSRNNDPKFKNRCGAGLVPYQLLKPYSEKGVTGMGVPNSISI from the exons ATGCTGAAGCCTCAAATTAACCAATCTTACTCTCTTCAGAAGCTACTTCCACTCCATAAGCGTTTCATCTCCGGTGATGCCGCAAACCATTCATCCTCCTCCGCTTACTCTCCCGCCATTCTCCGCAAGCTGCCGTCCTCTAAGATATTCAGTGCCACACGTACCATGTCTGCTGGTAACATTAAGGCCATGTCAATTCCATGTCCAACTGTTGAGTGTGTCATTACTATTCAACCAACTGTCCCTATTAAAGGAGTGTCCTTCTCGCTCGAGTTCGTTTCTAATGACCttgatt CAAACGGAAAACGGAAGACAGTGCAAACTAAGGTGGGGATTTTCGACACAACTGAGGCTACATCCAGTCTCTTATGCAACTTCGATGTCCCACCGAAATTCGGGGAGATAGGAGCTGTGTTGGTCGAAAACTTATCTGAGAAGTTGTTTTTCAAGAACATTGTTCTTAGCAACGATGTGACCTTCGCATGTAATTCATGGGTTCATTCAAAGGACGATAACCCCCACAAAAGAATTTTTTTCACCAACAAG TCTACTTACCTCCCATCGGAAACACCAAATGCACTCTTGGAATTAAGAGCGAAAGATCTTGAATCTCTCCGAGGCAATGGCCAAGGGGAGCGAAAGTCCTCTGACAGGATTTACGGTTATGATGTGTACAATGATCTCGGAGCTCCTGACGACATCAGCAAGGATTTAGCACGACCGGTGCTTGGTGGCGAGCAACATCCTTACCCTAGGCGATGTCGTACTGGGCGTAATATGTCTTCTGCAG ATGAAATGATGGAAACCAGAAACTCGCTACAATTTTATGTACCTGCGGATGAAAATTTTTCGGAGATCAACCAGGCAAAATTTAGGACTTTATACTATATGCTCAATGGAGTTTTACCGGCTTTAGAATCCATGTTGCCGAAGGAAGAGAAAGACAAAGGCTTTTCATTGTTCACAGATATAAACTTGCTTTACTATAAAGGTCTTGATATTGATGTTCCTATTAAGATAAATCCAAACGATTTACCTAGACTTGTTAAACGAGCTGCTGATACAGAAAATACTGTCATCAAGTTTGAGACACCTGTAACCATGGATA TGGACACTTTCTCATGGTTTCGCGATGACGAATTTTGTCGACAAATGCTGGCTGGTCTGAATCCTTGTAGTATACAACTGGTCACG GTTAAGGAAGAACCTGAAATCGAGGAAAAGTCCACAGCGAGCGGGGTAGACAAAAATCTTGAAAGCGCTCCGCCGTGCAATCACAAGGTGATTTGGCCATTGATGAGTAAACTGGACCCGAAAGTTTATGGACCAGCTGAATCAGCAATCACGAAGGAGATTGTAGAGGAAGAGATCAAAAGTTTCATGACTCTCGAGGAG GCTTTAGCACAAAAGAAATTGTTCATGTTGGATTACCATGATCTGTTATTGCCTTATGTTAATAAAACGAACGAGCTGAAAGGGAGAGCGCTCTATGGTTCAAGGACTTTAATGTTCCTTACTCCAAATGGAACATTGCGACCAATAGCCATAGAGTTGACTCGTCCACCAATCGATGGAAAACGACAATGGAAGAAAGTGTACACACCATCTTCGGATGCTACGGGTGCTTGGCTCTGGAAGCTAGCCAAGGCTCATGTCCTTGCCCAtgactcgggttatcatcaacttgtTAGCCACTG gCTAAGAACTCATTGTGTTACAGAGCCTTACATAATTGCTGCAAATCGACATCTTAGCCAAATGCATCCTATTAAAAGGCTCCTCAACCCTCATTTCAGATACACCATGGAGATTAATGCTTTAGCTCGACTAGCTCTCATTAACGCTGGTGGTATAATAGAGAATACATTTTCTCCTGGAAAATATTGTATGCAACTCTGCTCTGATGCATATGATAAATTTTGGCGTTTTGATCATGAGGCACTTCCGGCTGACTTAATTAGCAG GGGCATGGCTGTTGAAGATCCAACTGCAACACATGGCCTAAAACTAACAATTGAAGACTACCCATTCGCAAACGACGGTCTACTTGTCTTCGATGCCATCAAACAATGGGTAACTTCTTATGTCAACCACTACTACCCACAAGGAGATCCAGTAGAAACAGTCGAATCAGACAAAGAGCTACAAGCATGGTGGGACGAAATTTATACGGATGGACATGGAGACAAGAAAGACGAACCATGGTGGCCAAAACTAAAAACACAAGATGATTTAATTGGAATTGTGTCAACTATCATGTGGGTGACATCCGGTCACCATTCAGCGGTCAACTTTGGTCAATACGATTTCGCTGGTTATTTTCCAAACAGACCAACAATTTCCAGGACCAAAATGCCCGACGATAACCCAACAGACGAAGAGTGGGAGTCGTTCATAAAACGACCCGAAGATGTTTTGTTGAAATGTTTCCCTTCACAAATCCAAGCGACACAAGTTATGGCGGTTTTAGATGTTTTATCTAGCCATTCACTTGATGAGGAGTACATCGGTGGAAATATTGAAGCAGCATGGGAGGCAGAGCCAGCTATAAAGAATGCGTTTGAGGAGTTTCGATCAAGATTGAACGAGCTGGAAGGAATTATAGACTCGAGAAACAATGATCCTAAGTTTAAGAATCGATGTGGCGCGGGTTTGGTTCCATATCAGCTTCTTAAGCCTTATTCCGAAAAAGGTGTGACAGGAATGGGTGTTCCTAACAGCATATCTATCTAG